The Geminocystis sp. NIES-3708 genomic sequence AGCAGTTTTTGGTCGTGATCATGAATCTTCTCAACAAGTTTGGTCATCAGAAGTAGGTTATCCGGGTGATCCTGTATATCGTGAATTTTATAAGGATTTAGGCTGGGAAGCTGATTACGACTATATTAAACCCTATATTATGCCCAACGGTCAACGGAAAAATGTTGGGATTAAATATCATAAAATTACTAGCCGTCAAGCTGGTTTATCGGATAAAGCTCTTTATGATCCTTATTGGGCAAGGGAAAAAGCCGCAGAACACGCAGGAAACTTTTTATATAACCGAGTACAGCAAGTTCAACACTTAGCAGGAATGATGCAAAGAGAGCCTCTTGTGGTTTCACCCTATGATGCTGAATTATACGGACATTGGTGGTATGAAGGACCTCAATTTATTGATTTTCTGTTCCGTAAAGCTTGGTTCGATCAAGATTCCCTTTATATGATTCATTTAGCTGATTATTTAAAAGGACATCCTACTCAACAAGTAGCGATTCCCTCTCAATCAAGTTGGGGTTATAAAGGCTTCCATGAATATTGGTTAAATCATACCAATGCGTGGGTTTATCCTCATCTTCATAAAGGGGCTGAAAAAATGATTCATTTAGCAACCATTGAACCTGCCGATGAATTACAATTACGGGCTTTAAATCAAGCTGCAAGGGAACTATTATTGGCACAGTCTTCTGATTGGGCATTTATCATGCGTACAGGAACAATGGTACCTTATGCAGTAAGGCGAACAAAAAGTCATTTGCTAAGATTAAATAAACTTTATGAGGAGATTCTAGCAGAGAAAATTGATTCTGGTTGGTTAACACAAGTAGAGGAGATTGATAATATTTTCCCAGAAATTGATTATAGGGTCTATCGCCCACTTTAATTGAAGAAAACAAGAGAAGGAGACTAGAAGACTAATGTTCTATTTCCTTCTTTGATTAAAAAAT encodes the following:
- a CDS encoding glycoside hydrolase family 57 protein, which translates into the protein MALGYLALVLHAHLPFVRHPESDYVLEEEWLYEAITETYIPLIHVFEGLKRDGVDFKITMSMTPPLVSMLKDKLLQERYNEHLEKLQELLEKEIEHNEHNGHIKYLAEYYAQEFKEIRQTWERYKGDLVTAFKHFQDSNNVEIITCGATHGYLPLMKMYPQAVWAQIEVACQSYEENFGIRPRGIWLPECAYYEGLERMLADAGLRYFLTDGHGLLYARPRPRFGTYAPIFTEPGVAVFGRDHESSQQVWSSEVGYPGDPVYREFYKDLGWEADYDYIKPYIMPNGQRKNVGIKYHKITSRQAGLSDKALYDPYWAREKAAEHAGNFLYNRVQQVQHLAGMMQREPLVVSPYDAELYGHWWYEGPQFIDFLFRKAWFDQDSLYMIHLADYLKGHPTQQVAIPSQSSWGYKGFHEYWLNHTNAWVYPHLHKGAEKMIHLATIEPADELQLRALNQAARELLLAQSSDWAFIMRTGTMVPYAVRRTKSHLLRLNKLYEEILAEKIDSGWLTQVEEIDNIFPEIDYRVYRPL